The Puntigrus tetrazona isolate hp1 chromosome 9, ASM1883169v1, whole genome shotgun sequence genome includes the window AACCGTATCACAGCTTTAAGTGTTTTATAATCACGTGAAATAGCACAGGAGAATAAGGGAAGACTAATGGATCTCCAATGGTTGTGTGACTGAAGGCTAATTTGTTCTTGCAGGCTCTTGTCACTGTGGTCGCTGTATCTGCTCACCACAGGAGTGGTACATTTCAGGGGAATTCTGCGAGTGCGACGACAGGGAGTGCGACAAACATGACGGGCTGGTTTGCACAGGTATGTGTTCAAATGCAGCAGCGCTCCTGCAAACACCCACTCGTGCGCTGACAGATCTCTTTGTGACGGATATTGAGGTTCTCTGATGTGGCTGCCGTTTGATTAGACAGCTCTGTACAACTCTTAGGCTGAGCCGTCCAATCAGCGGGCTCCCGCTGTGTTCTTCTCGTCCTGCTTTTCAATGGGAAAGAAGCTCCGGAGAGAGTCAAGGTTTCCTTTAAAAGCCCTGAAGAGTCGAGTcagtactaataaaaaatactgataaatatttattatcacGAAAGCTCAAGGGCTTGAGGACTCTTGGACAGCTGCTTAGAAACTCATTGGTCTAATGACTTCATTATCAGTTGCCATGTCATTTAACCAATTATAGAGTTCCTGGTGCAGAGATGCAAAATTCATTACAAAACAAGACGAAAAAACACAATTGATAACAGGAATGCATAAATGTGTCTGTTAAATGTCACTCATTAGCATATTAACGATTAGGGCATATGTCATCATTTCCATATTCATAAggattattaaaactattttctcaTGTTGCTCAGGGAAAGCCTTTTCTCTATagatgaaatgcaaaaacatacaatcAGCCAATTCTTCCCCTTACCTTGGGTAACAGTAATGCACCCAGCctttataattataatcatgCAGAAATGTGCCTGCCAGTTtctaaataatcattttcatgGCTTCTTCAGTAAGATATTCTCATTACACCCGCAATTGATGAACGCTGTGGAAAATTCAATGTATTAGGGAAAGCCGAGGCTTAATTTCATGCACAGCAGATGCGAATTCCAACTGTTTTGGGCACTGATACAATATACTGCTCTCAAGCTTTCTTCTGAGCGAAAGCTGCTGTCACATTCAGCATACAGTACATTCTTCTAACAGAGTATGTACACAACATAGTCTTGATAAGTGGCAGCCCACTTCATTGACCAAACATATGGAACTACATGTACTCGTATGTACTTGCAAATCCACTCTGTATACATCAGTATGGGGTTCTTTGCCATGCACTCTGCTGCGTTCATTAGACTTTtacattagcatgttgctatgaTTATGCGTTTCATCAGATAATTACGTAACGTAAGGGTTTTCAGACATTTTGATCCCAAGGACTGCCAAATGGCAGCTGTATATTTCTATGTAGACCCGTTAGTGCTATGCGAGAAAGAGCATGATATAATAATttaagttgtttattttaaaaaaaactgtactgttttgagccaaaacaaataaagaaactgttattctgaaaaaaagtatccacattatttacatatattttatattaaattataaataggtTTAggcaatgattaatcgcatccaaaatcttattgtgtacataacatgtgtgtactgtatatatatatatatatatatatatatatatatatatatatatatatacaaaacctgtgattaatcattgcccagcacataaaaaaatgtaatatacatttatattacttttattatttaaaaagtatagtTGCTGTATAGCTGTTAATGTTGACAGTCCAAAATTAATCAGTCAATTGTCCaatcaatcaaaaattaaaCCCTGGGcaccctttttttaatttgcataaaaatacattacaaatattggataaaataatatttttaatttaattttatttgtatttttcagttttgactaaaaatataaacatatttattggGATATTAATTCACTTTGTGCTTCTGAAGCCTTAATACATGGTCTACTCACTAGATTTTAGAAACCCAGCTAGTTTTTATTCTAATTGCCAACAATTGAAATATATACTAAATCATTAGCCGAagtgaaacatttaaattggcTCATTAAGCATCACATATGATAATTTTGTTTGAcaccaaacaaaaaacacttacaaaagctaaataaaaaggaACTATGTAATCATAACAGTGCCAATACATGGACTGAATTTGAACTGAATAGACAGGACCCAAGAGAAAGTGGCTCCAAAACTTGCATTTGTACTTGGTTTCCCTTTGCACACTCTGCCAAGGGGGTGTGAAGAGAGAAAGCATGTCGAGACTTGGAGAGTGATGATCTGGGTTTCTCAGTTCTGTCTCTCCTCTCAACTTCTGTTCCAGGGAACGGCGTGTGCAACTGCGGAAATTGTGACTGCTGGGATGGCTGGACAGGAAACGCCTGTGAAATCTGGGTTGGAGAGGAGTATTAACCCCTGGTAGACACACTTAAAGACTGTTTCTGTTGTCAATCAAGAAAAGAAAGTTGTGGCTGCGGCAACAGCGAACAACGGAAAATTGATTTTAGAGATCTGCGCAATATAATGGCATTCGCATTTTCTTAAAGCAATGTGGTGTAAATTCCATTATTTGCACATAAAACAGCTGTGGAAGATGACATTTATAATCCTCTATAGTTTTccatatagctatatatatatatatatatatatatatatatatatatatatatatatatatatatatatatatatataatatatatatgaaaattgtGTATAATAATGCTTACATTGAATAACACTATTGACTATAAGGAGAGGATCCaagtaaaagtattttattactattcAGGTTGCTGTTTTTCAGAGCTCTGCTTATGTGCAATGATTTTATGAGCCTAGTTTGTGTACGGTAAGTTCCATGTGACAAAAGATGTAAACAGCCTGATTCCAATAAATTTACCATACTCTGAGATGTcatgaaaatgagaaaactcttctttttttaacatatctccaatatttaatgtcaaaatattacttttttatgtaaataaaattgttaaaaaggtGTCCAATTTAAAGGTAAATGACCTGATCGAGGttatcagaataaataaaaaactaggatgaccaaaaataaataaataataataataaataaatcatgtgaccctggaccacaaaacaaatCTCAAGTAGCTGGGGCATTATTATTAGCAATAGCccaaaatacattgcatgggtcacaactatcattaggatattaggtAAAGATCATGgcccatgaagatattttttataaatttcataccatgtaaaaaccttttgattattaatatgaattattaagaACTTCATCTGGGTAACTTTAATGgtaattttctcaatattaattttttttgcacccccagattccagatttaaatcctaataaaccatacatcaatagaaagcgtatttattcaactttcatatgatgtataaatctcaatttcgaaaaatgtacacttatgactggtttcatggtccagggtcacatacgtatatatctcacaattattGCATCAAATTGGTTAGAGAGATTTCAGTACacctttatataaatattttattcaatatgtTGTATCTGTGTatacaacaaacacaaactgtACAGTGCAGACAAACTCtttgcatatatgtatgtaaaattaGCAGAACATACCAACAGTCCATGATACACATAGCCTACGACATGCAGTTCATATATGCCACCCTCTTCCCATGCAACAGATGAAGTAACTGTCAAATCAAGGTTTAAAACCAATTAACAGACAATGGAGACCTTCCTTCACCACTAAAAAATACGGAGGAAACACAGAAATGATCAATTGTTCAGCGATTGCTCCTCATTACAATTAACGACGTCACGCACGACCTGAATGGAACGAAACAAACACAGACGtttgaaagaggaaaaacaaacgAACATACTAACAAATGCACACGTACTCACCAGTcacttacaaaaataaattcaacctTCGTAAAACCAGTTCACTGGTCTGCAGGGCAGCTGTAGCCCAGCATGTAGAGCTCATTGGAGTGAGTGATTTGTTTCGTGTGGAAGTGGGACACCAGCCTCGAactgatttcaaatatgaagcTACTTTTCCTGTATAGTACTGCAGTCTCATTCTAGCATTAAATTCGGCTTTGTACAGACAAATATTTAAGTCTAATGTGCTTGAACATCTCCTAATATGAAACTAGCTCAAAATcccaataaatgaaaatataggtCTTCAAATGAAGTGtagaatatatttgtatttagcaGCATAGCCTCGGTCTACTTCATAACATTCTAAACGGTATTCATCATTCAAAAACTATGAAAACTGTTAAAGCAAGACAGGCTTCATGTCAACTCGGCTGATAATTGGCTAATCGTTAAAATCCTAAGTAGATGTGAGTAGATGACAATTTCAAACGCAAAGTGCAATGGTCTCAATCCAGAGTATGAGAGAGCCTTATATAATCATGCCCATTCAGTATAGCCCTACGCCTCAAACTAGCTTTAGACATTGCTAGCTGTCCCATACTTTGGTCCTTAAGAAAACGCATGCAGGTGATTAGTAATAGGTACCCCGGTCTTGTACTAAATGAACAATTGAAGTGAAGGACATCATTTGGAATCTCTTCAAGTTTAAATAGAGACGATTAAAAAGTCGAGACAATTGTTCTTCGTAATGAACCCTAGTCACAGTGAGGACAAAAAACAAAGAGGACCGCTATCCTCCAAGTTACTGAAATTGTTCGGCTGGATTCTTGTGTGTACGGACTTTGGTAACAATCgacttttgtgtgtttgtggatcAAGTTGCTACtgaatctgtgtgtttgtatgtgtgtgtgtgtgtgtgtgtgtgtctggggcATGAGGCACCTTTAACCCAGCACAGACTGGGTACATGTTTTTGCATGCTGGGTTAGAGGTCATCACAGGCACATGATGAGCAGTACTGGACTCTGCATGCTGAGCTAGGAAAACCCCTCTCATTTCAGAATCCTAATATCTGGTAGTTAAAAatctattacttttttttttttttttttttttttttaagatttttgttttatttgtatacagTGAAAACATTGTTATAGAAGCCATTTCTTGCACTGCATCAGCGTTGCAAGAACAGAACATAATACTAACCTTGGCCATGCCTTTGCTGAACAAAATGGGTGTGCAGCCAATAGTAATGGTGCCTACTTACATTGAGCCATTTAACCGCCCAGGCCTGAAGTAGACTGTATTTCTCTACGGCTGCCGCTCTCGTCACATTTAATGTGCTCGCCAGAGCTAGCCCACAGTTCAGAGGAGTCAGCATGTCAAAGAGGGGCCTTGACCAGAGGCCTACAAGGCCTATAGATATTCCTAGAGCCCACGCTCTAAATTAAGAGCAAAGAAAAGTGGAAATTCACCTAGTTACTGGGGTTGAAACCGATTTGCACCGTACTAGATAGTGATATGTACTCTATACACCTTCCCCAGCACATGCCAGCTTCTTGTGTTGGACTAATGCACTCGCTGGCATTTGCTGTCTAAGTATACTTGTGTCCCTTTCTAGACATTACAAGAATGAGAAGACATGAGCGCTGAACCTTGGTTAATGAGTTGGACTCTGTTTAGGAGGCTCCGTCCACTTCAAAGATTGACGTCTCTTGACCATAAACATTGTGAAGGGACTTTCTGAAAATCCGTCGCTGTGTTTGAATGACTGCACACCAGAACGTATCGCACACTGCCCCGACAACAAATTTCAGAAGTAACCAACAAAAGGGAAAGATTTGGAACCTCAAGCTTCAAAGACTGGGGGACACCTAGAAAGGAGGAGACACAGGAGCGtacttgataaaaaaagaaaaaaaagaaaagtggatTCCAgtccatatatatgtatatctttaCAGTATTACCCCAGAGCGTAGCTGGTGTTACTgtgtatatagaaaatatatctGAAATGTACGGTCTCTGCTGCTGCGACAGGGTTCAAGAAAAGGGTTATAATGGGTGACTGTTAGCAGGCAAAAGAACCGCCACGCAAGCGCCTGCGGTACACTATTTCATTCTCGTGGATTGTCTCgattacagaaaaaacatcaGCTTTATTGTATGTCAAAAGGCATTCCATATCAGTTAGGGCATTCCATGGTGAAAGTTTAGCTGGTTTATCCAGTCGCATCCTCCTACGTGCACAGCTGACCACACTTCTGGAGCCAGTCCGTCGTCGAATTAGATCGGAACAGTCAGAGGAGTGAAGTGGGTGGAGGGAATGGGGAGGAGAGAGCAGAGGATGCCTGGATCTGATCCACAAACATGGAGAGTCTGACAAAAGGAGCACGGCTCTCCGGGGTTGAGCATGACCGAGATGGGATCTGGCTATGTGGTGGGCTTGGTTTCCTTGCTGACAGGTTTGCCTCCGTTCATGACGGCCGGCTCTGTGCTTTTACTGGGAGGCACGGCAGGTTTGGGCACTGTCTCCCCCACGTCATGCAATGATGGCTCTCGGTACATAGCAACTGCAAAAGACATCAAGAAGAAGGGAAGAGTCAACCAGGTAACCGCAGCCGCCCCATCTGTCTCTCTTAGTGGAAATGATTTTTGGGGTTTGACTGAAATTTGTGTATAATTATGTCTAGAAAAGTTTCTTCCAACTCATTCTCATCTCCAAACCTGAAACTTGGCTAAAAAGACAACATTCATTAGGGAAACTCTGACAGGACATGTGCAAGTTTGTCAAAGCGCGGGCAAGCTGTCAAGCAGTCAAGCAGGGCTGCATCCCTTCCTTAGTTGTGATGGGAAAATGGTCTGATCTCTCGGGATTTATTTGAGTAGGTTCACTGCTTCACATCAGTTCAGACTTACTGAATTCTTAGCAGTGCCGCTACATTATGAGTTACTGGTTGGTGTTGTGGTATTAGCCgaaaataacaaacacacaacagGATGAGAGACCAGTCTTAAATGTGGGCATCTGTACACGGCAATAAAGCATTGCACAGACAGAAACGGGCTACACATCATTGCAAATTACACCTCAAACCGTACATAAAGCATCAATCTCACGCTAGCTAGACACATTTTACAGTGTGGCCATAAAGGAGCTGTAAGAAACATTTGAAAGGACAGGCTGTCCATCATTATGGTACGAAAGTGGGTCTTGACATGTGGTACTTTGAAATAATGTATATTGAGCTGTAAATCATTATGTATTCAGATAATGGGGATACAACGACAAATGTTTCTGTTCAAACCCTTGGCGAAGAGCTCATTGTCAAGATAAAATAGTAATTTGACATCCTCGTAATCATTATTTTCCTAAAACTGAGATTTGTTGGTTCTAGCAAACCACCTctatttttactctataaacaaaaaaaggggGCATACCAaggaataataaaatacaattatattgtatgctacttttatgttttttttgtttttttttttaattcattataaattaaCATCCTGTTATGATCCAAAATCATGCAGTATTTGAACAATATGAGGATTTTACCCAGGATTTTGCCCAGAACTcctattttgctgatcacagtgCGTCTCAACTGATTTGACATATTTCTAAGGTCAATGCTTTCAAAACAATTAGACTTTAATTATGCTACATACATAAATGCTGCATTCCAggtaatacatttaatgaatcaaattatattaatactattttgttttcaattgATTGCATAACATATTCTGCTTATTATTTAAGTGAAATGTGGTTGTTCTTTCAAAGCACTTTCTATATGCTACATATATTATAGATTTCTTTTTATCCATCATCTAAGGAAGAAATGGGTGAAGATGTTCAATTCACACCTGGCATAGATGTTGTACAGCCCCATGAGAGTACAGGTCGAGTAATCACTGACCAATAACATTCCTCCCTTTTCTTGGTTTTCTTGATTCAGTGTAGATTTGCTCACATTATGCTGAACTCTGTCTAGCCTTTATGAAGAAACTATGATTCAGTGTCAATTAGACTGTCTCTCATCTCATTTGAGACTAATGTCCCCTTCCTGTCTTCTCACCTCCTCTTACATCATTTCTTCTTGCTCTTTCAGTTTCCTCTCCTCATCCTACATCCTCTCCTATTCCTCTCCCATCATCTGTCTTCCTCCTCCACTCTTACTCTGTCATCTTTATCTCTTCTTCCTATCCTCTCTTATCTTCTTCTACCTCCTCCATCCCTGTAGTTGTTTGTATTAAAGGCTTTGAAAACATGAACCTTGGactggagattttttttgtgtggggGTTTTCGATAAAAATGATGCATGTTGTCATTTGTATTAACGTGATGAAAATGTACAACCTGTTTTGGAAAAGTGTTTAGATGCCAGTGTTCCTTGTTTTGAAAACCTTGACCttagtttaaaatatgtgtaaacaaattgagaaaaactgtaaaaaggcATCAAGCAAAAGCCTATCTCTCAGGGACTTGTGCACTTCATTACCATTCTGCCAGAGTCACAGTGACCTGGATGTTAACCATTCTCTTGAGGATTTCAGAGCACGCTTTACCTTCTAATGGCTTGGGCAGGAAGTGAGCAGCTGGTTTAGTTTTCTTCACCCGGTTCCCCTTCATGGCTTGGCCATCCTTATTTAAGCCAAGGAACCATGCTCTCCCCGATTCCTGCTGCCTATACAGCATGGATGAGTAGATCACATAGTAGTTTTCAAATACAGACTCTTTAAACTTGCATTCCGGCGTAAACAGTTCCTGGAAGAAAGGAAAACACAAGAGAAGGGCATCAAACAAAAGCTGTGGAAAATTCTGTATGGGATTCATTTACTAAATATGTGTctacaataaataacatttataatttgtatgtttatatagttGAACAGACAGTACATTGGTATTTGGAGTTTTGGTGGTGTTGATTGATAGAAGAGAAACAACAAACGTTGTAACAGAACACAGAGACttcttaaaataacattcaaaatcctgtacattttctttttactctGTATGCATGGTGATACGCTTGAGGTCTAATCTGTAGGCAGACACTGCAGGTCTGTCTGCTGATACCTGAATGAGCATACAGACAAAATAATTGGCCCCAAGACAAAATGTGATATTCGCTCATGACAAATTAATCTCTACTTTCACCTTCACTCCAGGTGCCATGCTCAGCCATGCTAAGTCTATTATTTTCTTCAAATATCCATATCCAATTGCACAATCCACACTTTGGCAAGGGCATTCCAACCTCTTATTCACCATCTTTTCAGTACATCTCATTCTACACCTAAAAAGTAATTTGGAGCAAGTTGTGGGCATA containing:
- the fgf14 gene encoding fibroblast growth factor 14 isoform X4, with amino-acid sequence METSGLIGIFEKRIRTAIKLDVQDPQLKGIVTRLYCRQGYYLQMNPDGSLDGTKDDSSNSSLFNLIPVGLRVVAIQSVKTGLYIAMNGEGHLYTSELFTPECKFKESVFENYYVIYSSMLYRQQESGRAWFLGLNKDGQAMKGNRVKKTKPAAHFLPKPLEVAMYREPSLHDVGETVPKPAVPPSKSTEPAVMNGGKPVSKETKPTT
- the fgf14 gene encoding fibroblast growth factor 14 isoform X3; this encodes MWFLWNIFSKGTHMLQCLCGKSLKKNKNPSDPQLKGIVTRLYCRQGYYLQMNPDGSLDGTKDDSSNSSLFNLIPVGLRVVAIQSVKTGLYIAMNGEGHLYTSELFTPECKFKESVFENYYVIYSSMLYRQQESGRAWFLGLNKDGQAMKGNRVKKTKPAAHFLPKPLEVAMYREPSLHDVGETVPKPAVPPSKSTEPAVMNGGKPVSKETKPTT